From a single Mesorhizobium shangrilense genomic region:
- a CDS encoding bestrophin family protein, with amino-acid sequence MIVRPRPTFLQLFFVMRGSVVPRILPQILGFAVYSAVILVVARQFHLDFSVFNITPFGLVGVTLSIYLSFRNNAAYDRWWEARKLWGALVFEIRNLARATTSLIPDQAEQRALLMESLAFCHFLRGQLRKIDSIKDARAFIDAEAETAATFANPADEMVRRMGRRANAQRRTGELDPIGFRILDERLASISAIQAGCERIAGTPLPFAYTLLVHRTAYIVCLLLPIGLISTTGWATPLFTALIAYTFFGLDALSEELEDPFGTEANDLALDGLCRVCEISVFEALGETPPKMIAAEKFYFS; translated from the coding sequence ATGATCGTTCGCCCGCGCCCCACCTTCCTGCAGCTGTTCTTTGTCATGCGCGGTTCGGTGGTGCCGCGCATCCTGCCGCAGATCCTGGGTTTTGCTGTTTATTCCGCGGTCATTCTCGTCGTTGCACGCCAGTTCCATCTCGATTTCAGCGTCTTCAACATCACGCCTTTCGGCTTGGTGGGCGTGACGTTGTCGATCTATCTCTCCTTCCGCAACAACGCCGCCTACGACCGCTGGTGGGAGGCGCGCAAACTGTGGGGCGCACTGGTCTTCGAGATACGCAATCTGGCGCGCGCCACGACCAGCCTCATCCCCGATCAGGCCGAACAGCGGGCCCTGCTCATGGAGTCGCTCGCCTTCTGCCATTTCCTGCGCGGGCAATTGCGCAAGATCGACAGCATCAAGGACGCCCGCGCCTTCATCGATGCCGAAGCAGAGACGGCCGCGACCTTCGCCAATCCGGCGGACGAGATGGTCAGGCGCATGGGCCGGCGCGCCAACGCGCAGCGCCGGACTGGCGAACTCGATCCGATCGGCTTTCGCATCCTGGATGAAAGGCTGGCATCGATATCAGCCATCCAGGCCGGCTGCGAGCGCATCGCCGGCACGCCATTGCCCTTTGCCTACACGCTGCTGGTGCATCGCACGGCCTACATCGTATGCCTGCTCCTGCCCATCGGCCTCATCTCGACCACCGGCTGGGCGACGCCGCTGTTCACCGCGCTGATCGCCTACACATTCTTCGGCCTCGACGCGCTTTCGGAGGAGCTCGAGGATCCGTTCGGCACCGAGGCCAACGACCTTGCCCTCGATGGCCTGTGCCGCGTCTGCGAGATCTCGGTGTTCGAGGCGTTGG